In candidate division TA06 bacterium B3_TA06, the following are encoded in one genomic region:
- a CDS encoding LL-diaminopimelate aminotransferase (produces methionine from 2-keto-4-methylthiobutyrate and glutamine in vitro; mutations do not affect methionine salvage in vivo however) has protein sequence MREHAKRLDLLPPYLFAELDAAKATYGEGVIDFGVGDPDQPTHPEIVNALSHAANDPSTHRYPSYEGTLSLRRDIAYWYKDRFGVDLDPQTEVCVLIGSKEGIGHLIWALVDPGDEVIYPDPSYPVCRNQTLLAGGTPIPAHLLEANHFIMDIPRLKATHKTKLLILNYPSNPTAAVASPIHLAEAVQFARAHNMWLANDNTYSEIYFDEEPTSILAVPGAKECAVEFGSFSKTFNMTGWRIGFAVGNARMIAALLKIKRNTDSGVFVAIQRAAQTALELAGEVGKEIRALYKSRRGALFAGLNQLGWVIPSTKATFYVWAQVPHKDSSSLEFARKMLAETGVLVTPGIGFGEAGEGYVRFSLTLDRAQIQEAVDRLGKWL, from the coding sequence TTGAGAGAGCACGCCAAGCGTTTAGACCTGCTTCCCCCCTACCTCTTTGCAGAGCTTGATGCGGCTAAAGCCACCTACGGAGAGGGGGTCATTGACTTCGGTGTAGGAGACCCTGATCAGCCGACCCACCCTGAGATCGTTAACGCTCTCTCTCACGCGGCAAACGATCCGTCTACCCACCGTTACCCCAGCTATGAGGGAACGCTGAGCCTTCGCCGAGACATCGCCTACTGGTACAAGGATCGCTTTGGAGTGGACCTGGACCCCCAGACCGAGGTCTGTGTGCTCATCGGCTCAAAGGAGGGTATAGGCCACCTTATCTGGGCACTTGTTGATCCGGGCGATGAGGTGATCTATCCCGATCCCTCATACCCGGTCTGCCGCAACCAGACCCTCCTTGCAGGAGGGACACCTATCCCTGCCCATCTGCTTGAAGCAAATCACTTCATTATGGATATTCCACGCCTTAAGGCTACTCATAAGACCAAACTACTGATCCTTAACTATCCCTCAAACCCCACCGCAGCCGTAGCTTCACCCATCCATCTTGCCGAGGCGGTGCAGTTTGCGCGCGCTCACAACATGTGGCTTGCCAACGACAACACCTACTCCGAGATCTACTTCGACGAGGAACCGACCAGTATACTTGCCGTGCCAGGAGCCAAAGAGTGCGCAGTGGAGTTCGGTTCATTCTCCAAGACCTTCAATATGACCGGCTGGCGTATCGGGTTTGCTGTCGGAAATGCACGGATGATCGCCGCCCTCTTAAAGATCAAGCGGAACACCGACTCCGGGGTCTTCGTAGCGATCCAGCGAGCGGCCCAGACCGCCCTTGAGCTGGCAGGCGAAGTGGGTAAAGAGATACGGGCCCTTTATAAATCGCGCAGAGGTGCCTTGTTTGCAGGGCTCAACCAGCTGGGCTGGGTGATCCCATCCACAAAGGCCACATTCTACGTATGGGCACAGGTTCCACATAAAGACAGTTCCTCCCTGGAGTTCGCTCGCAAGATGCTTGCTGAAACCGGCGTCCTTGTGACACCGGGTATAGGTTTTGGCGAGGCAGGCGAGGGCTACGTTCGCTTCTCGCTGACACTCGACCGCGCTCAAATCCAAGAAGCTGTGGATCGTTTAGGGAAATGGCTCTGA
- a CDS encoding 4-hydroxy-tetrahydrodipicolinate reductase yields MIRVIVAGGCGRMAGEVARLVSEAEDMELVGIVERADHPDIGKSRYGMDITAELASLLEEADVVVEFTSPEGLFQIIETMRPSRLPLVSGTTGLSEEDLNRLKESAAERAILWAPNMSVGVNLMFKLAAETTRALPDYDVEIVEMHHRHKKDAPSGTAKKLAGIIKANRRITKVIYGREGYTGERAPDELAVLALRGGDVAGEHTLYFATEGERLELTHRASSRLAFAKGTLKAIRFIAHKPKRFYQFADILEES; encoded by the coding sequence ATGATCCGGGTAATAGTTGCAGGCGGCTGCGGCCGCATGGCCGGGGAGGTAGCAAGGTTGGTGAGTGAGGCCGAGGATATGGAGCTTGTGGGAATCGTGGAGCGAGCCGATCATCCAGATATCGGTAAGTCCCGCTATGGGATGGACATCACGGCGGAGTTGGCGAGTCTTCTGGAGGAGGCTGACGTGGTGGTGGAGTTTACATCGCCTGAGGGTCTATTCCAGATCATCGAGACCATGAGACCCTCCAGACTGCCGCTTGTTTCGGGTACAACCGGGCTCTCAGAGGAAGATCTCAACCGACTCAAGGAATCCGCTGCAGAGAGAGCTATTCTATGGGCGCCGAACATGTCTGTAGGCGTGAACCTTATGTTCAAGCTTGCCGCAGAAACAACAAGGGCGCTGCCCGACTACGACGTTGAGATAGTTGAGATGCACCACCGCCACAAAAAGGACGCGCCTTCAGGAACCGCAAAGAAGCTTGCAGGGATTATCAAAGCGAACCGGAGGATCACGAAAGTCATCTACGGACGTGAGGGTTACACTGGAGAGCGTGCCCCGGACGAACTGGCCGTCCTTGCCCTGCGCGGAGGCGACGTGGCGGGCGAGCACACCCTTTACTTTGCGACCGAAGGCGAAAGACTGGAGCTTACACATCGGGCTTCAAGCAGGTTAGCTTTCGCCAAAGGAACACTGAAAGCAATAAGATTTATCGCACATAAACCGAAAAGATTCTATCAATTCGCTGATATCCTGGAGGAAAGTTGA